The Neobacillus sp. PS3-34 genome has a window encoding:
- the aspS gene encoding aspartate--tRNA ligase, which yields MFGRTYFCGEVTEKAIGEKVTLKGWVQKRRDLGGLIFIDLRDRTGVVQVVFNPDTSQEALETAEKIRNEYVLDIEGTVIAREGSTINENLKTGKIEVSAEKVSIINEAKTPPFIISDKADVSEDVRLKYRYLDFRRPVIFETLKMRHQATKAIRDFLDTEGFLDIETPILTKSTPEGARDYLVPSRVHPGEFYALPQSPQLFKQLLMVGGIERYYQIARCFRDEDLRADRQPEFTQIDIETSFMSQEDIMILMEKMMEKVMKEVKGLEIDSKFPRMSYDEAMGRYGSDKPDTRFGMELIDLSEIVKESGFKVFSAAVANGGQVKAIIVKAAAEKYSRKDIDALTEFVGRYGAKGLAWLKVEADGLKGPIAKFFQEEEAHSLLAALEAEAGDLLLFVADKKSVVADALGALRVKLGKELDLIDQSLFNFLWVTDWPLLEYAEEEGRYYAAHHPFTMPFREDLNLLDSDPGKVRAQAYDLVLNGYELGGGSLRIFERHIQEKMFSILGFSPEEARAQFGFLLEAFEYGTPPHGGIALGLDRLVMLLAGSSNLRDTIAFPKTASASCLLTNAPGEVSEAQLTDLHLSLNVIKSQ from the coding sequence ATGTTTGGCAGAACCTATTTTTGTGGAGAAGTAACAGAAAAAGCAATCGGTGAAAAAGTAACCTTAAAGGGATGGGTACAAAAGCGACGCGATCTTGGAGGATTAATCTTTATTGACTTACGCGACAGAACAGGTGTTGTACAAGTTGTATTTAATCCTGATACATCACAGGAAGCGCTGGAAACAGCTGAAAAAATCCGCAATGAATACGTCCTTGATATCGAAGGCACCGTCATCGCCCGTGAAGGTTCAACTATAAATGAGAATTTAAAAACGGGAAAAATAGAAGTTTCAGCTGAGAAAGTCAGCATCATAAATGAAGCCAAAACTCCTCCTTTCATTATATCTGATAAAGCAGATGTGTCAGAGGATGTACGATTAAAATACCGCTACTTGGATTTCCGCCGTCCGGTCATTTTTGAAACGTTGAAAATGCGCCATCAGGCGACAAAGGCAATCAGAGATTTTCTTGATACGGAAGGATTTTTGGATATTGAGACACCTATTCTGACAAAAAGCACACCTGAAGGCGCAAGGGATTACCTGGTGCCAAGCCGTGTACATCCAGGAGAATTTTACGCATTGCCGCAATCCCCACAGTTGTTTAAGCAGCTACTCATGGTCGGTGGAATTGAGCGGTACTATCAAATCGCCCGCTGCTTCAGGGATGAGGATTTACGTGCCGACCGCCAGCCGGAGTTTACGCAAATCGATATTGAAACCAGCTTTATGAGCCAGGAAGACATCATGATCCTAATGGAAAAAATGATGGAAAAGGTTATGAAGGAAGTAAAAGGGCTCGAGATTGATTCTAAATTCCCGCGAATGTCTTATGATGAAGCAATGGGCCGATACGGATCAGATAAGCCTGATACTCGTTTTGGAATGGAGCTTATCGATCTTTCCGAAATCGTGAAGGAATCTGGTTTCAAAGTTTTCTCTGCAGCCGTAGCAAACGGGGGCCAGGTAAAGGCGATCATTGTAAAAGCTGCAGCTGAGAAGTATTCACGTAAGGATATTGATGCATTAACTGAATTTGTGGGACGTTATGGAGCGAAAGGTCTTGCATGGCTGAAGGTAGAAGCCGATGGCCTGAAGGGTCCTATCGCTAAATTCTTCCAGGAAGAGGAAGCACACTCCCTCCTAGCTGCACTTGAGGCTGAAGCAGGTGATTTGCTCCTTTTCGTGGCAGACAAGAAGAGTGTGGTTGCAGACGCGCTAGGAGCATTAAGGGTGAAACTGGGCAAAGAGCTTGATTTGATTGATCAAAGCCTGTTCAACTTCCTATGGGTAACTGACTGGCCATTGCTTGAATACGCCGAAGAAGAAGGGCGCTATTATGCAGCCCATCACCCCTTCACCATGCCGTTTAGAGAGGATTTAAATCTTCTTGACAGTGACCCAGGCAAGGTAAGGGCACAGGCATACGATTTGGTTCTTAATGGTTATGAGCTTGGCGGAGGTTCTTTAAGGATTTTTGAGCGCCATATCCAGGAAAAAATGTTTAGTATACTTGGTTTCTCTCCGGAAGAAGCACGGGCTCAATTTGGATTCCTTCTGGAAGCATTTGAATATGGAACGCCTCCGCACGGCGGAATCGCATTGGGACTTGACCGATTGGTAATGCTCTTGGCTGGAAGTTCGAACCTAAGAGATACAATCGCTTTCCCTAAAACAGCAAGTGCAAGCTGCCTGTTGACTAATGCCCCTGGTGAAGTATCCGAAGCACAATTGACTGACTTGCACCTGTCATTAAATGTCATAAAAAGTCAATAA